In Deltaproteobacteria bacterium, a single window of DNA contains:
- a CDS encoding phosphoadenylyl-sulfate reductase yields the protein MRMTDRIRLNEQEVTQLAHTYEMQSPQEILRWTLERFGTRAALCTSLQVDGMAILDMAWRIDPQVRVFTIDTGRLPQETYVLLDQVRAKYNIEIEVYFPDATQVESVVRRHGPNLFYQSVQSRLLCCEARKVLPLQRVLASLDAWVTGLRRDQTSTRATVGKIELDTDHGGLVKVNPLASWNEEQVWSYIREHNVPYHPFYDQGYTSIGCAPCTRPTKAGEDSRAGRWWWETGAPKECGMHCSIESGRFERELLPAAKSEVRTTVE from the coding sequence ATGCGCATGACCGACCGCATACGGCTTAACGAACAAGAAGTGACGCAGCTTGCCCATACCTACGAAATGCAGAGTCCCCAAGAAATTCTGCGGTGGACACTCGAACGATTCGGTACGCGCGCAGCGCTGTGTACGAGCCTACAAGTGGATGGAATGGCGATCCTCGATATGGCCTGGCGTATCGATCCGCAAGTCCGTGTGTTTACGATCGATACTGGGCGATTACCACAAGAAACATACGTCCTCCTCGATCAGGTTCGCGCCAAGTACAATATCGAGATAGAAGTCTATTTTCCCGATGCGACTCAGGTAGAAAGTGTTGTCCGACGACACGGCCCCAACCTTTTCTATCAGTCTGTCCAATCACGCCTGCTTTGCTGTGAAGCACGGAAGGTCTTGCCACTCCAGCGAGTGCTTGCGTCTCTCGATGCCTGGGTTACAGGCTTACGTCGTGATCAAACTTCAACACGCGCCACGGTCGGGAAAATCGAGCTTGATACCGATCATGGCGGACTCGTGAAAGTCAATCCTTTAGCATCGTGGAATGAAGAGCAAGTCTGGAGTTACATCCGCGAGCATAACGTCCCCTATCATCCATTTTACGATCAAGGGTATACGAGCATCGGCTGTGCGCCTTGCACGCGCCCGACCAAAGCTGGCGAAGATTCACGCGCAGGTCGTTGGTGGTGGGAAACTGGCGCGCCCAAGGAGTGCGGCATGCACTGCTCAATTGAGAGTGGCAGATTTGAGCGAGAACTCTTACCTGCTGCGAAAAGCGAGGTACGTACGACGGTTGAATAG
- the cysK gene encoding cysteine synthase A encodes MARLFHDITETIGRTPLVRLNRIAQGLAAEIYAKLEFFNPLGSIKDRIGNNMIIAAERAGKLTPDTVIIEPTSGNTGIALAFVAASRGYRLILTMPESMSVERRNLLRLLGAELVLTPAQEGMQGSINKAKELAKKMKKAFIPQQFENPANPDVHRHTTAQEIWEDTDGAVDMLVSGVGTGGTITGVSEVIKKLKPSFRAIAVEPARSAVLSGNPPGPHAIQGIGAGFVPKVLNAKIIDEIIQVQDNDALTTARAIAKQEGIPAGVSSGATVWAALQVAARKENTGKMIVVILASSAERYLSTALVEDL; translated from the coding sequence ATGGCCCGGCTATTTCACGATATCACTGAGACCATCGGTCGTACTCCACTCGTTCGCCTCAATCGCATTGCCCAAGGCCTCGCCGCAGAGATCTACGCAAAGCTTGAGTTCTTCAATCCATTAGGCAGCATTAAAGACCGCATCGGCAATAATATGATCATTGCCGCTGAACGCGCCGGGAAACTCACACCGGATACGGTCATTATTGAACCAACCAGTGGCAACACCGGAATCGCGCTCGCGTTTGTCGCTGCTTCGCGTGGCTATCGCTTGATCCTCACCATGCCGGAATCAATGAGTGTAGAGCGGCGCAATTTGTTGCGCTTGCTTGGAGCAGAGCTGGTCCTGACACCAGCACAAGAAGGCATGCAGGGCTCCATCAACAAAGCAAAAGAACTCGCCAAAAAGATGAAGAAAGCGTTTATTCCGCAACAGTTTGAAAACCCTGCCAATCCAGACGTTCATCGACACACGACTGCGCAAGAGATTTGGGAAGATACGGATGGGGCGGTGGATATGTTGGTTAGTGGTGTGGGGACAGGTGGAACGATCACGGGTGTCTCAGAGGTCATTAAGAAATTGAAGCCGAGTTTCCGTGCCATCGCGGTTGAACCCGCCCGTTCTGCCGTGCTCTCGGGCAATCCTCCAGGTCCACACGCCATTCAAGGCATCGGCGCCGGGTTCGTGCCGAAAGTTCTGAATGCCAAGATCATTGACGAGATCATTCAGGTACAAGACAACGACGCTCTCACCACTGCACGTGCAATTGCGAAACAAGAAGGTATCCCAGCTGGGGTCAGCAGCGGAGCAACAGTTTGGGCCGCGCTACAAGTCGCCGCGCGAAAGGAAAACACAGGAAAGATGATAGTCGTAATTCTGGCGAGCTCAGCAGAGCGCTATTTGAGTACAGCGTTGGTGGAGGATTTGTAG
- a CDS encoding DUF1302 domain-containing protein has translation MRGQRQHLRWWLSVMLAVWFLPGSMAWGYFFDDRREMSLSGFAYSRATFALDDGMAAGRHLYQEGNMVQHRNFLTLEWRHNINRLSRGMPTVGPLFEFLNFDAFDLYANMRTEYDGVWDYGPNAMKRMMKGTRLKAPYFDDRKTATPYDGLYFTPFPRSPWPAGRRAADDPADVISLSNRRWLREFRGPNIRLFEWYFNITKGPLFIRIGRQNLSWGESDGFRLLDQINPLDNSFAGFLTGLDERRIPLNMLRAQWSFGGIGPVDDVTLEGFFSIDNEVAQPGLPTSSTNFWGSIQNGNAGIMAGRTPCGGDFMARRGLQAWNEDRLLPYAGSGAGPRNGGNCSLRASWPRSRLEDGRGGLRLTGTLHDFTFSLAHYYTYQDATQVRAVVISPTRDHYRWDLGLATDSQGRPWPKGNPWGPDDPVAARVISSGLNTTGRGGSGTVAGGERNIRSTVEYERIQVSGASLSFPVNALTGMFVGSDNPLYYLYTTFRGEVAYFRDVPTNLAYSHGDGATAIDRFLGGALNSNGGAFRPGNALADQVTKRRVAYAKRDWFLFVMGLDHNQWITWLNPGNSFAFSAQIFYTRRNSQKTNHNDINKPFGVFNDRDEVAGRKRFFQKPITNAALAARCAPGTGSRAGCSLYKAPSRDWLTTFSVSSPYLGGNLRPSFVFFYNWHGNWLLQPGVDWKFWDPFAISIRYNLLDGRGNGGLGVLNRKDNIWVEFQYQLY, from the coding sequence ATGAGGGGTCAGCGACAACATCTTCGTTGGTGGCTGTCTGTCATGCTGGCAGTCTGGTTTCTACCAGGTAGCATGGCGTGGGGGTATTTCTTTGATGATCGCCGCGAAATGAGCTTGTCAGGGTTTGCCTACTCGCGCGCGACGTTTGCACTTGATGATGGTATGGCGGCAGGCCGGCACCTCTATCAAGAAGGTAACATGGTCCAACACCGCAACTTCTTGACCTTAGAATGGCGCCATAATATCAATCGCCTCTCGCGCGGAATGCCTACCGTGGGACCGTTGTTCGAGTTCTTAAACTTCGATGCCTTTGACCTCTACGCCAATATGCGCACTGAGTATGATGGCGTGTGGGACTACGGCCCCAATGCCATGAAGCGGATGATGAAGGGGACGCGGCTCAAAGCTCCATATTTCGATGATCGCAAAACGGCAACCCCGTATGACGGACTGTATTTTACCCCCTTCCCGCGATCGCCGTGGCCCGCGGGGCGGCGCGCGGCTGATGACCCTGCCGATGTGATTTCGCTGTCGAACCGGCGCTGGCTGCGCGAATTTCGTGGCCCTAACATCCGGCTGTTTGAATGGTATTTCAACATTACCAAAGGGCCTCTCTTCATTCGTATTGGACGGCAGAATCTGTCATGGGGTGAATCAGACGGTTTCCGGTTGCTTGACCAAATCAATCCACTCGACAACAGCTTCGCGGGATTTCTTACCGGTTTGGATGAACGCCGCATTCCGCTCAACATGCTCCGTGCGCAGTGGAGTTTTGGTGGGATAGGGCCAGTCGATGACGTGACATTGGAAGGCTTCTTCTCGATCGATAACGAGGTTGCCCAGCCAGGATTGCCGACGAGTTCGACCAACTTTTGGGGCTCAATTCAGAATGGAAACGCCGGCATTATGGCAGGCCGTACTCCGTGTGGCGGCGACTTCATGGCCCGGCGTGGGCTACAAGCCTGGAACGAAGATCGTTTGCTGCCCTATGCTGGGAGTGGCGCAGGACCGCGCAATGGTGGAAATTGTTCTCTCCGCGCCTCGTGGCCACGTTCGCGCCTAGAGGATGGACGTGGTGGCCTCCGCCTTACCGGTACGCTTCACGACTTCACCTTCTCTCTTGCCCATTACTACACCTATCAAGATGCAACCCAAGTACGTGCCGTGGTCATCTCGCCAACGCGTGATCATTATCGGTGGGACCTCGGGTTAGCAACCGACTCGCAAGGGCGGCCTTGGCCAAAAGGCAATCCGTGGGGACCGGACGACCCAGTCGCTGCGCGAGTGATTTCCTCAGGGTTAAATACCACCGGGCGTGGTGGAAGTGGTACGGTCGCAGGAGGAGAGCGCAACATTCGTTCAACTGTGGAATATGAGCGTATTCAGGTATCAGGCGCATCGTTGTCGTTCCCAGTCAATGCGCTGACCGGTATGTTTGTCGGATCAGATAACCCATTGTATTACCTTTACACGACGTTCCGTGGTGAAGTGGCGTACTTCAGAGATGTTCCCACCAACCTGGCGTATTCGCATGGTGACGGAGCCACTGCTATCGACCGCTTCCTTGGTGGGGCCCTAAATAGTAATGGTGGAGCCTTCCGACCGGGTAATGCGCTAGCAGACCAGGTAACAAAGCGAAGAGTCGCCTATGCCAAACGTGATTGGTTCCTGTTCGTCATGGGGTTAGACCATAACCAATGGATTACCTGGCTCAACCCTGGGAACTCATTCGCGTTCTCGGCACAGATTTTCTACACCCGACGCAATTCGCAGAAGACCAATCATAATGATATTAATAAACCGTTTGGCGTTTTCAACGACCGCGACGAAGTGGCGGGACGAAAGCGCTTCTTTCAGAAGCCGATAACGAATGCGGCGCTGGCAGCCCGCTGCGCTCCTGGCACTGGAAGCCGCGCAGGCTGTTCGTTGTATAAGGCGCCAAGTCGAGATTGGTTGACGACATTCTCGGTAAGCTCACCGTATCTGGGTGGGAACTTACGCCCGAGCTTCGTGTTTTTCTACAACTGGCATGGGAACTGGCTGCTCCAGCCTGGGGTAGATTGGAAGTTCTGGGATCCATTTGCCATAAGCATCCGCTACAACCTGCTTGATGGTCGTGGTAACGGTGGCCTTGGCGTGCTTAACCGTAAAGACAACATCTGGGTCGAGTTCCAGTACCAGTTGTACTAA
- a CDS encoding sulfite exporter TauE/SafE family protein: METFFSDPAALTLVLITFFAATVNGALGYGFSSLTVPVALLFYTNRVLNPALVLLEVIINSYVLMMNRRSVPQVWRRVLPMLAGLVPGVIIGSYALAAVHPGWIKFLTYAVILPFILIQAAGFRRYIKAERAVSVPFGAGVGILYSITTISGPPLALLFNNQGYVKEEFRAGLALVRVVESSCTALAYYFLGLYSATTPQLMLMIVPSVLLGVPLGIALLQRTAVETFRRLCMSFDAWVVGFGLSRTILELGLLASPHAYIVLATTLVVDGWLLFRYFTQSGKTPASILAPSSPSTTGYAS; encoded by the coding sequence ATGGAAACCTTCTTCTCAGACCCGGCAGCTCTCACCCTCGTTCTCATCACGTTCTTTGCTGCGACCGTCAACGGTGCGCTGGGATACGGATTCTCCTCACTCACTGTTCCAGTTGCCCTGCTCTTTTACACCAATCGTGTTCTCAACCCGGCGCTGGTACTCCTGGAAGTTATCATCAATAGCTATGTCCTGATGATGAATCGACGGAGTGTACCGCAGGTCTGGCGGCGTGTGCTGCCAATGTTAGCCGGTCTTGTTCCCGGCGTGATTATCGGTAGTTATGCCCTCGCGGCTGTGCACCCAGGGTGGATCAAATTCCTCACCTATGCGGTGATTCTTCCCTTCATTCTCATTCAAGCAGCTGGCTTTCGCCGCTACATCAAAGCCGAACGCGCCGTCAGTGTTCCTTTTGGTGCTGGCGTCGGGATTCTCTACTCTATCACGACGATCTCCGGCCCCCCTCTCGCGCTGCTTTTCAACAATCAAGGATACGTCAAGGAAGAATTTCGTGCAGGTTTGGCGCTGGTCAGAGTCGTCGAGTCATCTTGCACCGCGCTGGCCTACTATTTCTTAGGCCTCTACTCCGCGACGACTCCTCAACTCATGCTGATGATCGTACCGAGCGTACTGCTCGGTGTTCCACTGGGGATAGCGCTCCTGCAACGGACGGCCGTAGAAACCTTCCGACGCCTTTGCATGAGTTTCGACGCGTGGGTGGTTGGCTTTGGACTGTCCCGTACTATTCTTGAACTCGGACTCCTTGCCAGCCCGCATGCCTATATCGTCTTAGCAACCACGTTGGTCGTCGATGGCTGGTTACTGTTTCGTTATTTTACCCAATCTGGCAAAACCCCAGCCTCGATTCTCGCCCCATCGAGCCCTTCGACGACTGGGTATGCCTCGTAA
- a CDS encoding DUF4340 domain-containing protein, with the protein MNLVGENRRVFILGLLACVLGGYTYVTMPLKNTVMTKTEATSDRPIFAFHAEKIAQFDVTYNGKQVNGKRTSEGWKSSDGTLLPSSVIDDFLVNLTKLVNLGEVERGENDQLSNYGLEPPVSQIVLDVENTGPQRLLIGKHNPVNTSLYALINQSSQVVMVGSIVSWEMRKLVDAIQSAASAG; encoded by the coding sequence ATGAACCTGGTCGGAGAAAACCGCCGCGTTTTTATCCTCGGTTTGCTTGCCTGTGTGTTAGGCGGGTATACCTACGTGACCATGCCGCTCAAGAACACCGTGATGACCAAGACGGAAGCTACGAGTGACCGCCCTATTTTTGCCTTTCATGCTGAGAAGATCGCGCAGTTTGACGTCACCTACAATGGGAAGCAAGTGAATGGCAAACGCACGTCGGAAGGGTGGAAGTCCTCGGATGGAACGCTGCTGCCGTCGTCAGTCATCGATGATTTTCTGGTCAATCTCACGAAACTCGTCAATCTTGGTGAAGTCGAACGCGGGGAAAACGACCAACTCTCCAACTACGGCCTTGAGCCGCCGGTGTCACAAATCGTTCTTGATGTCGAGAATACCGGGCCACAGCGTCTCCTGATCGGTAAGCATAATCCTGTGAACACGAGCCTGTACGCGCTAATCAATCAATCTTCACAAGTAGTTATGGTCGGTTCGATAGTCTCTTGGGAAATGCGTAAGCTCGTCGATGCGATTCAAAGTGCGGCGAGTGCGGGGTAA
- a CDS encoding ABC transporter permease, with protein MKFLCVFKKELRLYFGSFIAYALATAFLVLTGYFFYTDLIFYDLFGDFMDITSSLWYYFFQQDMRFVIMLILPLLTMRLFAEEKKLGTIELLWTYPLKGPHIILGKFLACFVVFVAMVACTLVYPLLLSTIHQFDWGPPLAGYLGTILLGAAFIACGTFISSLTENQAVSGMATYGVLVMFWFLTWNEEAIGQQVISAVSSFSLFDRFQDFAKGVINTKDILFFLAITLLFLYLTLQSLESRKWRGTR; from the coding sequence ATGAAATTCCTCTGCGTTTTCAAAAAAGAACTGCGACTCTACTTTGGTTCGTTTATCGCCTATGCGCTGGCAACAGCGTTTCTCGTGCTTACCGGCTACTTCTTTTACACCGACTTAATCTTCTACGACCTGTTCGGTGATTTCATGGATATCACCTCATCGCTTTGGTACTACTTTTTCCAGCAAGATATGCGCTTTGTCATCATGTTGATTTTGCCGTTATTGACCATGCGCCTGTTTGCAGAGGAGAAGAAACTCGGAACCATTGAACTGCTGTGGACCTATCCACTCAAAGGTCCGCACATCATTCTGGGAAAATTTCTCGCCTGTTTCGTTGTGTTCGTTGCTATGGTTGCCTGTACGTTGGTCTACCCCCTGCTGCTCTCCACTATTCATCAGTTTGATTGGGGACCGCCGCTCGCTGGGTATTTGGGGACAATTCTTCTTGGTGCGGCATTTATCGCCTGCGGTACGTTCATTTCATCTCTGACCGAGAACCAGGCGGTGTCAGGGATGGCCACCTATGGCGTCCTGGTCATGTTTTGGTTTCTCACCTGGAACGAAGAGGCCATTGGGCAGCAGGTGATTAGTGCGGTCAGTTCCTTTTCGCTCTTCGATCGCTTTCAAGACTTTGCCAAGGGTGTGATCAATACCAAGGATATTCTCTTTTTCCTCGCCATCACGCTGTTGTTTCTCTATCTTACGTTACAGTCATTGGAGTCGCGAAAATGGCGCGGGACCCGATAA
- a CDS encoding NADPH-dependent assimilatory sulfite reductase hemoprotein subunit: MANVEQLKANSKALRGQIAEELTQPTSGFSAGGAGILKFHGMYQQDNRDARQARKQEAQGKAHSFMIRTRIPGGRVTPQQYLAHDDIATQFGDGTLRLTTRQDFQLHGILKSDLRATLQSIAATLMTTFAACGDVVRNVVCCPYPVADNLEREIWHQVTTLAHHLEPKTQAYSEIWLDGEKAADVGAPEDEPLYGTTYLPRKFKIGVSLPWDNCVDILAQDLGFVAVTNGKRILGYNVYVGGGLGMTHNKPATFPALGQALAWVTSDQVVPIAAAIVAVFRDWGDRENRKHARIKYLVAEKGIEWFREELKARLGYTLVHPHPVTISDAHTHLGWNAQDNGLWSLGVYVESGRIKDTDTQRTRTAFRGIVERIQPGIRLTADQRILFIDILASQRAEIDEILREHGVTPVEQISPIRQRALACPALPTCSLALSEAERFMPALLPQLEQAFASLGLENEAPVVRVTGCPNGCARPYTAEIGIVGRSGDNYVLYLGGSHLGTRLGVAVADLVPSKEIVPTLYSVLTAFRSERLSGEHFGDYCHRIGPERVRQLIDQQTAHEKAGAAVVVSDDSLPTQTALA, from the coding sequence ATGGCCAATGTCGAGCAACTCAAAGCCAACAGCAAGGCGTTGCGTGGGCAAATCGCTGAAGAGCTAACCCAACCAACGTCTGGGTTTTCGGCGGGCGGAGCTGGGATTCTCAAGTTCCATGGCATGTATCAACAAGACAACCGTGATGCCCGACAGGCACGCAAACAAGAGGCGCAGGGTAAAGCGCACTCATTCATGATCCGTACCCGCATTCCTGGTGGACGGGTGACGCCACAGCAGTACCTGGCCCATGATGATATCGCTACGCAGTTTGGCGATGGCACCTTGCGTTTGACCACACGGCAGGATTTCCAGTTACACGGGATTTTGAAATCCGATCTCCGTGCGACACTGCAATCTATTGCCGCGACACTCATGACCACCTTTGCCGCCTGCGGCGATGTCGTCCGCAACGTCGTGTGCTGCCCTTATCCAGTGGCTGACAATCTTGAACGCGAGATCTGGCACCAGGTTACGACCCTTGCCCATCATCTTGAACCGAAAACACAAGCCTATAGCGAAATCTGGCTCGATGGTGAAAAGGCCGCAGACGTCGGCGCCCCAGAGGATGAGCCGTTGTACGGAACGACCTACCTGCCACGCAAATTTAAAATCGGCGTTTCTTTACCCTGGGATAACTGTGTTGACATTCTCGCCCAAGATCTCGGCTTTGTCGCAGTCACCAACGGAAAACGTATTCTTGGCTATAACGTCTACGTTGGCGGCGGACTTGGCATGACGCATAACAAACCGGCGACGTTCCCTGCGTTAGGACAAGCGCTCGCTTGGGTTACGAGTGACCAGGTTGTACCGATTGCCGCCGCGATTGTCGCCGTTTTCCGTGACTGGGGAGATCGCGAGAATCGTAAACATGCTCGCATCAAGTATCTCGTCGCCGAGAAAGGCATCGAGTGGTTCCGTGAAGAGCTGAAAGCGCGCCTTGGCTATACCTTGGTCCATCCGCATCCGGTCACTATAAGTGATGCACATACACATCTGGGTTGGAACGCACAGGACAACGGCTTGTGGTCCCTCGGTGTCTATGTCGAGAGTGGACGGATCAAAGATACCGACACACAAAGAACCCGCACGGCGTTTCGTGGCATTGTCGAGCGTATACAGCCCGGCATTCGGCTGACTGCGGATCAAAGGATTCTCTTTATCGATATTCTTGCATCACAACGTGCAGAGATCGATGAAATTCTTCGCGAACATGGAGTCACACCAGTCGAGCAAATCTCGCCGATTCGTCAGCGTGCCCTCGCTTGCCCGGCATTACCGACGTGCAGTCTAGCCCTCTCAGAGGCTGAGCGGTTTATGCCAGCACTCTTGCCGCAACTTGAGCAGGCATTCGCATCACTGGGGTTGGAAAATGAAGCCCCGGTTGTCCGCGTCACTGGTTGCCCGAACGGGTGTGCTCGTCCGTACACTGCGGAAATCGGAATTGTTGGTCGTTCTGGCGACAACTACGTACTCTATCTCGGTGGCAGCCACCTCGGAACTCGCCTCGGAGTTGCCGTTGCTGATTTAGTCCCAAGTAAGGAAATTGTTCCAACCCTGTACTCGGTGCTGACTGCGTTCCGTAGCGAACGGCTGAGCGGTGAACATTTCGGCGACTACTGTCATCGTATCGGTCCCGAGCGCGTCCGGCAGCTCATAGACCAGCAAACGGCACACGAAAAAGCTGGGGCAGCAGTCGTTGTTTCAGACGATTCTCTGCCTACCCAAACTGCGCTCGCTTAG
- a CDS encoding ATP-binding cassette domain-containing protein, producing MIEVENVTKRFGPILAVDNISFSVPRGEVVGFLGPNGAGKSTTMRILAGFFPPTSGRASVGGNDVVTHSLEVKQLVGYFPERVSVYPDFPVRSFLDFVAEAKDVPRSERKREVTRVINACGLDKVSNRIIGHLSKGYRQRVGIAQALIHKPQVLILDEPTIGLDPEQVVEIRKLIRDLGSDRTVILSTHILSEVSTVCDKVIIINGGRILASESLAELRTQLQRTRRVRVEVEGPVAAVDETLQRIPGVEKVRSVETGAQGEGTQKTSAFIVEYTGDDIRKVVSRIILERGWGLLEVRSVEPTLEDMYLQLVREAEKSINDVSSV from the coding sequence ATGATCGAAGTTGAGAACGTCACAAAGCGTTTCGGTCCGATTCTCGCGGTCGACAACATTTCCTTTTCGGTGCCACGAGGAGAAGTCGTTGGCTTTCTTGGTCCCAATGGGGCGGGAAAGAGTACGACCATGCGTATCTTAGCGGGATTCTTTCCGCCAACCTCTGGCCGTGCCAGTGTTGGCGGGAACGACGTGGTGACGCACTCGTTAGAGGTGAAACAATTGGTGGGATATTTTCCTGAACGCGTTTCGGTATACCCGGACTTTCCAGTGCGCAGCTTTCTCGATTTTGTTGCCGAGGCGAAAGATGTGCCGCGTTCCGAGCGCAAACGTGAAGTCACGAGAGTAATCAATGCCTGCGGGCTTGATAAAGTCAGCAACCGTATCATTGGTCATTTATCGAAAGGGTACCGTCAGCGAGTTGGCATCGCCCAGGCCTTGATTCATAAACCACAGGTATTGATTCTTGATGAGCCCACCATTGGTCTTGACCCGGAACAGGTGGTTGAGATCCGCAAATTGATTCGCGATCTGGGGTCTGATCGGACAGTGATTCTCTCTACGCATATTCTCTCTGAAGTCAGCACTGTTTGTGATAAGGTCATCATTATCAACGGGGGGCGTATTCTTGCTTCGGAGTCCCTTGCGGAATTACGCACCCAATTGCAGCGAACCCGGCGAGTCCGCGTCGAAGTAGAGGGGCCTGTCGCTGCTGTTGATGAAACCCTGCAGCGTATTCCCGGCGTGGAAAAAGTACGCAGCGTCGAGACTGGAGCGCAGGGGGAGGGGACGCAAAAGACGAGTGCGTTTATCGTGGAATACACCGGGGACGATATTCGCAAAGTGGTGAGTCGAATAATTCTGGAACGGGGCTGGGGATTGTTAGAGGTGCGCTCTGTTGAGCCGACGCTTGAAGATATGTACTTGCAACTCGTCCGTGAAGCGGAAAAAAGCATTAACGACGTGTCCAGCGTCTAG